One region of Lactobacillus johnsonii genomic DNA includes:
- a CDS encoding serine hydrolase domain-containing protein: protein MIEFFKTQHLVESMVSERIVPGVNYAFIKKKQVFTSTVGFASLIPKVEQLSPFALYDLASLTKVLGTTNVFLKLKEEGKLNFTEPLKDFIPEFKDARIRLSDLLTHTSGIRGWIPNRDELAAPDLLKAIIGLPVTDEFKTKMRYADTNFILLGLVLEKIYGLPVQDIITREIILPAKLKETTFHPKASECVPTALTEDGKMLRGIVHDPKARVLGKDCGSAGLFANLEDLIKITQAYLGIRDDILPLEQATLANLFQIETPKKVHPRSWGWDLRFDPVDQHSLIYHTGFTGTFMLIDRLNQTAMIVLTNRIHPSGHNQIFLAMREKIVDTFLKENVYKN, encoded by the coding sequence ATGATAGAATTTTTCAAGACTCAACATTTAGTTGAAAGTATGGTCAGTGAGCGAATTGTTCCGGGAGTAAATTATGCCTTTATTAAAAAAAAGCAAGTATTTACTTCAACAGTTGGCTTTGCTAGTTTAATACCTAAAGTTGAGCAACTTAGTCCTTTTGCTCTCTATGACTTAGCTAGTTTAACTAAGGTATTAGGAACAACTAATGTTTTTTTGAAACTGAAAGAAGAAGGAAAACTTAATTTTACAGAACCTCTTAAAGATTTTATTCCTGAATTTAAAGATGCACGTATTCGCCTTAGTGATTTGTTAACTCATACTAGTGGAATCCGGGGCTGGATTCCTAATCGTGATGAATTAGCTGCACCTGATTTATTGAAGGCAATCATTGGTTTACCTGTTACTGATGAATTTAAAACAAAAATGCGATATGCCGATACTAATTTTATTCTACTGGGATTAGTTCTTGAAAAAATATATGGTTTACCTGTCCAAGATATAATTACGCGGGAAATCATTTTACCTGCTAAATTGAAAGAGACAACTTTTCATCCAAAGGCAAGTGAGTGTGTTCCTACAGCTTTAACTGAAGATGGAAAAATGTTACGAGGAATTGTGCATGATCCTAAAGCTCGCGTACTAGGAAAGGATTGTGGCTCTGCAGGCTTGTTTGCAAATCTGGAGGATCTCATAAAGATAACCCAGGCTTATCTAGGAATACGTGATGATATTTTACCTCTAGAGCAGGCGACATTAGCTAATTTGTTTCAAATTGAAACACCTAAGAAAGTACATCCTCGTTCTTGGGGATGGGATTTACGTTTTGACCCTGTTGACCAACATTCATTGATTTATCATACTGGTTTTACTGGAACGTTTATGTTAATTGATCGACTTAATCAAACAGCAATGATTGTTTTAACAAATAGAATCCATCCGAGCGGCCATAATCAGATTTTTCTTGCAATGAGGGAAAAGATTGTTGATACGTTTTTGAAAGAAAATGTCTATAAAAACTAA
- the prmC gene encoding peptide chain release factor N(5)-glutamine methyltransferase, translating to MPKSLKKIKETVLNNNSEIRPEDIDYVLGERLGYTPSEFELHINDELTSEQEKQALKDMKKLRRGISPQYILGYAWFYGYKILVNRGVLIPRFETEELVKWALETIESGKKILDLGTGSGAIMVALVKQAQKQGIQDLNLYASDITDSALRESEENFLKYDLDVKTRKANVLVGLEKFDMIISNPPYIKTSEKNLMDKNVIKNEPDTALYGGEDGLDFYRKFAKQVQSHLNSQGQFFLEFGFSEKEQLKELFETELPDFEIEFRDDLAGKPRMVHGRWKK from the coding sequence ATGCCTAAAAGTCTAAAAAAAATAAAAGAAACTGTGTTAAATAATAATTCTGAAATTCGTCCAGAGGATATTGATTACGTTCTGGGGGAAAGATTAGGCTATACACCTTCAGAATTTGAGTTACACATTAATGATGAATTAACCTCGGAACAAGAAAAACAAGCATTAAAAGATATGAAAAAATTGCGTAGAGGAATTTCCCCGCAATATATTTTGGGTTATGCTTGGTTTTATGGCTACAAAATTTTAGTTAATCGCGGTGTTTTAATTCCTCGGTTTGAAACTGAAGAGTTAGTTAAATGGGCACTTGAAACTATTGAATCTGGTAAAAAGATCCTTGATTTAGGAACTGGTTCTGGAGCTATTATGGTTGCTTTGGTAAAGCAGGCGCAGAAACAAGGAATTCAGGATTTGAATCTATACGCAAGTGATATCACAGATTCTGCTTTGCGTGAAAGCGAAGAAAATTTCTTAAAGTATGATCTAGATGTTAAAACACGTAAGGCAAATGTACTAGTGGGCTTAGAAAAATTTGACATGATTATTTCTAATCCGCCTTATATTAAGACGAGTGAAAAGAACTTAATGGATAAAAATGTTATAAAAAACGAACCTGATACTGCCTTATATGGTGGAGAAGATGGTCTAGATTTTTATCGTAAGTTTGCAAAGCAAGTTCAGTCACATTTAAATTCTCAAGGACAATTTTTCTTAGAGTTTGGTTTTAGTGAAAAAGAGCAATTAAAAGAATTATTTGAAACTGAATTACCAGATTTTGAAATTGAATTTAGGGATGACTTAGCAGGTAAGCCAAGAATGGTTCATGGAAGGTGGAAAAAGTAA
- a CDS encoding F0F1 ATP synthase subunit delta, whose translation MALSREEIASRYSKALFAYAQDANSLDAVHEDMNVLLQVAKENPDMLRLLSDPIIRKNQKEEFLSSFSDKFSIETKNFLDFLLEYRRFESLTAIIEAFNTLYDEYKNIASGIAVSAIKLNEDELSRISQAYAKKYGFKELILTNKVDPSILGGIILKVGDRIIDGSIRTRLQQIREQLIENR comes from the coding sequence ATGGCTTTAAGTAGAGAAGAAATTGCTTCCAGATACAGTAAAGCTTTATTTGCTTATGCACAGGATGCTAATAGCTTAGATGCAGTACATGAGGATATGAATGTATTGCTTCAAGTAGCTAAAGAAAATCCTGACATGCTGCGTTTGTTAAGCGATCCAATTATTCGAAAGAATCAAAAAGAGGAATTCTTATCCAGTTTTAGCGATAAGTTTTCAATTGAAACTAAGAATTTTTTAGATTTCTTATTAGAGTATCGCAGATTTGAATCCTTAACTGCAATTATTGAGGCATTTAATACTCTTTATGATGAGTATAAGAATATTGCTTCAGGGATCGCAGTAAGTGCTATTAAGCTTAATGAAGATGAATTAAGTAGAATAAGCCAAGCCTATGCTAAGAAGTATGGCTTTAAAGAATTGATTCTAACAAATAAAGTGGATCCAAGTATCTTAGGAGGTATTATCCTCAAAGTCGGGGATCGCATTATTGATGGTTCTATAAGAACTCGATTGCAACAAATTCGTGAGCAATTAATTGAAAATAGATAA
- the prfA gene encoding peptide chain release factor 1, with translation MDKVMAQLEGLVAHYEELQEMMADPEVINDTKRYMEISKEEADMREVVQKYRKYKSDIKEIDDNKEIISNESDNDLVEMAKEENSELEKEVAELEDEIKILMLPKDPNDDKDIIMEIRGAAGGDEASLFAGDLLRMYEKYAETQGWKVSLIDSEPTEVGGYKRVAVMITGDKVYSKLKYENGAHRVQRVPVTESQGRVHTSTATVAVMPEYEQVDIDLDPKDIRVDVYRSSGAGGQHINKTSSAVRMTHLPTGIVVAMQDQRSQQQNREKAMQILKSRVYDYYESQNRDQYDAKRKESVGTGDRSERIRTYNYPQNRVTDHRIGLTLNKLDRIMNGELDEIINALVLYYQTQQLEKMAEENA, from the coding sequence ATGGATAAAGTGATGGCCCAATTGGAAGGATTAGTTGCCCATTATGAAGAACTTCAAGAAATGATGGCTGATCCCGAAGTTATTAATGATACTAAACGATATATGGAAATCTCTAAAGAAGAAGCCGATATGCGTGAAGTAGTACAAAAATATCGCAAATATAAGTCAGATATTAAAGAAATTGATGATAATAAAGAAATTATTTCTAATGAATCTGATAATGACTTAGTTGAGATGGCTAAGGAAGAAAATTCTGAATTAGAAAAAGAAGTTGCTGAATTAGAAGATGAGATCAAGATTTTAATGCTTCCTAAAGATCCTAACGATGATAAAGATATTATTATGGAAATTAGAGGAGCTGCCGGTGGGGATGAAGCATCATTATTTGCAGGCGATCTTCTTAGAATGTACGAAAAATATGCGGAAACTCAAGGCTGGAAAGTATCTTTAATTGATTCTGAGCCAACTGAAGTCGGTGGTTATAAGCGCGTTGCCGTTATGATCACAGGTGATAAAGTTTACTCAAAATTAAAGTATGAAAACGGAGCTCATCGTGTACAACGTGTTCCAGTAACTGAATCTCAAGGTCGTGTTCATACTTCTACTGCGACTGTAGCCGTTATGCCCGAATATGAACAAGTAGACATCGACTTAGACCCAAAAGATATTCGTGTAGATGTTTACCGTTCATCCGGTGCTGGTGGTCAGCACATTAACAAAACTTCTAGTGCTGTGCGTATGACTCACCTTCCAACTGGAATCGTTGTTGCTATGCAGGATCAAAGAAGTCAACAACAAAACCGTGAAAAAGCTATGCAAATTTTGAAATCACGTGTTTATGACTACTATGAAAGTCAAAATCGTGATCAATATGATGCTAAAAGAAAAGAATCTGTTGGTACAGGAGATCGTTCTGAAAGAATTAGAACTTATAACTATCCTCAAAACCGTGTAACTGATCACAGAATTGGTCTAACTTTAAACAAGCTTGATCGAATAATGAACGGCGAATTGGATGAAATTATTAATGCGCTAGTTCTTTACTACCAAACTCAGCAATTAGAAAAGATGGCTGAAGAAAATGCCTAA
- the atpF gene encoding F0F1 ATP synthase subunit B: MQFMFAALKLELGDTLYYLLIFAALLLLVKHFAWGPVTKMMEERRQKVISDLDQAESDRKKAELLANQREAALKDSKQEATQILSTAKSNAEKTKNNIISQADQEAAAIRKRASEDAAQAKTDALNEARDQVADISVAIAEKVISKNLSAADQKDLVDQFIKGLND, from the coding sequence ATGCAATTTATGTTTGCAGCCTTAAAATTAGAGTTGGGCGACACACTCTACTATCTTTTGATCTTTGCAGCTTTGCTCCTATTAGTTAAGCATTTTGCTTGGGGCCCGGTAACAAAGATGATGGAGGAACGTCGTCAAAAGGTAATAAGTGACCTTGATCAAGCAGAAAGTGATCGAAAGAAAGCTGAATTGCTTGCTAATCAACGTGAAGCTGCCTTGAAAGACTCTAAACAAGAGGCAACACAAATTCTTTCTACTGCAAAGAGCAATGCGGAAAAGACTAAGAATAATATTATTAGTCAAGCTGATCAAGAAGCTGCCGCAATTAGAAAGAGAGCATCAGAAGATGCTGCCCAAGCAAAAACTGATGCACTCAATGAAGCAAGAGATCAAGTAGCTGATATTTCTGTTGCTATTGCTGAAAAAGTAATTAGTAAGAATTTATCTGCTGCTGATCAGAAAGACTTGGTAGATCAATTTATCAAGGGGCTGAATGACTAA
- the atpA gene encoding F0F1 ATP synthase subunit alpha, producing MSIKAEEISALIKQQLEKYDDKLNVNEVGTVTYVGDGIARAHGLNNVLSSELLQFSNGSYGIAQNLEANDVGIIILGRFDDIREGDQVKRTGRIMEVPVGDQLIGRVVNPLGQPVDGLGEIKTDKTRPIESKAPGVMDRQSVNQPLQTGIKAIDALVPIGRGQRELIIGDRKTGKTALALDTIINQKGQDVICIYVAIGQKESTVKNSVETLKRFGAMDYTIVVEAGPSEPAPMLYIAPYAGTAMGEEFMYNGKDVLIVFDDLSKQAVAYREISLLLRRPPGREAYPGDVFYLHSRLLERSAKLNKKLGGGSMTALPFIQTQAGDISAYIPTNVISITDGQIFLEADLFFAGTRPAINAGESVSRVGGSAQIKAMKKVAGTLRVDLASYRELESFAQFGSDLDQATQAKLNRGRRTVEVLKQPLHKPLPVEDEVLILYALTHGFLDAIPVPDIQRYELELYDYFASNYNDLLDVIRTTGDLPEEDKLNEALKNFNEGFSISKK from the coding sequence TTGAGCATTAAAGCGGAAGAAATTAGCGCTTTGATCAAGCAACAACTTGAGAAATATGATGATAAGCTCAACGTCAACGAAGTTGGTACTGTTACCTACGTCGGTGACGGTATCGCCCGTGCTCACGGTCTAAATAACGTATTATCAAGTGAACTATTACAATTTTCTAATGGTTCATACGGTATTGCGCAAAACCTAGAAGCCAATGATGTTGGTATCATCATCTTAGGTCGCTTTGACGATATTCGTGAAGGTGATCAAGTTAAGCGTACTGGCCGAATTATGGAAGTTCCTGTTGGCGATCAATTAATTGGTCGTGTTGTGAACCCATTAGGACAACCAGTAGATGGTTTAGGTGAGATTAAGACTGATAAGACTAGACCTATTGAAAGTAAAGCTCCTGGAGTTATGGATAGACAATCCGTTAACCAGCCTTTACAAACTGGTATTAAAGCTATCGATGCTTTAGTTCCAATTGGTCGTGGACAGCGTGAATTAATTATTGGTGACCGTAAGACAGGTAAAACTGCTCTTGCACTAGATACAATCATTAATCAAAAGGGCCAAGATGTTATTTGTATTTACGTTGCCATTGGTCAAAAGGAATCAACAGTTAAAAACTCTGTTGAAACTTTAAAACGATTTGGTGCTATGGACTACACTATTGTAGTAGAAGCCGGTCCTAGTGAACCAGCACCAATGCTTTATATCGCTCCATATGCGGGAACTGCAATGGGTGAAGAGTTTATGTACAATGGTAAGGATGTATTAATCGTATTTGATGACTTGAGTAAGCAAGCCGTTGCATACCGTGAAATTTCCTTACTTCTTCGTCGTCCACCTGGTCGTGAAGCTTATCCAGGTGATGTTTTCTACTTACACTCTCGTTTACTAGAACGTAGTGCTAAGTTGAATAAGAAACTTGGTGGCGGTTCAATGACTGCCTTACCATTTATTCAAACCCAAGCCGGGGATATTTCAGCTTATATTCCAACTAACGTTATTTCCATTACTGATGGACAGATTTTCTTGGAAGCTGATTTATTCTTTGCTGGTACCCGTCCTGCCATTAATGCCGGTGAATCAGTTTCCCGTGTTGGTGGTAGTGCACAGATCAAGGCTATGAAAAAAGTTGCAGGTACATTGCGTGTGGACTTGGCATCATATAGAGAGCTTGAAAGTTTTGCTCAATTTGGTAGTGATCTTGATCAAGCTACTCAAGCTAAGTTAAATCGTGGACGTCGTACTGTTGAAGTATTGAAGCAGCCACTACATAAGCCACTTCCTGTTGAAGATGAAGTATTGATTCTTTATGCTTTGACGCATGGCTTTTTGGATGCAATTCCTGTACCTGATATTCAACGTTATGAACTTGAATTATATGATTACTTTGCAAGTAACTATAACGACTTACTTGATGTAATCCGTACTACAGGAGATTTACCTGAGGAAGATAAGCTTAATGAAGCTTTAAAGAACTTCAACGAAGGTTTTTCAATCAGTAAGAAATAG
- a CDS encoding Mur ligase family protein: protein MNLKSGIAKAAGKSSYWFLHNVLKGGTSFPGKFAMKIDPEVLNSLAKGYETIIVTGTNGKTMTTALIVEALKKKYGDILTNPSGSNMQQGIVTAFLAHKNKRAKKKIAVLEVDEANVKMVTKLLHPSVFVLTNIFRDQMDRYGEIYTTYQKIVDGIKLAPDATIIANGDASIFSSVELPNKKVFYGFKLPEDKPENDFKAPVNTDGVLCPKCDHILHYHERIYANLGDYFCPNCGYHRPELTYSVNQIIDQTPNSLKFKMGKKEYSIGIGGTYNIYNALAAYSVAREFGLSEEEVAQSFAENKRIFGRQELINYADKEIDLILVKNPVGLDEVLHMLNTEKDSYSLVTLLNANHADGIDTSWIWDADYEGLNKDQIKKVIVGGKRWHDMGFRLEVSGFDPGLMTTATNNEALLDEISKLPTKKVYILATYTAMLSLRKTMGEKKIIKAGM from the coding sequence ATGAATTTAAAATCAGGCATCGCTAAGGCAGCTGGTAAATCATCTTACTGGTTTCTTCATAACGTATTAAAGGGCGGGACGAGTTTTCCTGGAAAATTTGCCATGAAAATTGATCCTGAAGTATTAAATTCATTAGCAAAAGGCTATGAGACAATCATTGTCACTGGAACTAATGGTAAAACAATGACAACTGCTTTAATCGTGGAAGCATTAAAAAAGAAATATGGTGATATTTTAACCAATCCATCAGGATCAAATATGCAGCAAGGAATTGTTACAGCATTTTTAGCTCACAAGAATAAAAGAGCAAAAAAGAAAATTGCTGTACTAGAAGTAGATGAAGCAAATGTAAAAATGGTAACCAAATTACTTCACCCCAGCGTATTTGTTTTAACTAATATTTTCCGTGATCAAATGGATAGATATGGTGAAATTTATACTACCTATCAAAAGATTGTCGACGGAATTAAATTGGCTCCCGATGCAACTATTATTGCTAACGGAGACGCAAGTATTTTTTCATCCGTGGAATTACCTAATAAAAAAGTATTCTATGGCTTCAAACTTCCAGAAGACAAGCCTGAAAATGACTTCAAGGCTCCCGTAAATACTGATGGCGTTTTATGTCCTAAGTGCGATCATATCTTGCATTATCACGAACGTATTTATGCAAACTTAGGTGACTATTTCTGCCCTAATTGTGGCTACCATCGTCCAGAATTGACCTATAGTGTAAATCAAATTATTGATCAAACTCCAAATAGCTTAAAATTCAAAATGGGTAAAAAAGAATACAGTATTGGTATCGGTGGTACCTATAACATCTATAATGCTCTTGCTGCCTATTCTGTAGCACGTGAATTTGGTTTAAGTGAAGAAGAAGTAGCCCAAAGTTTTGCTGAAAACAAACGAATTTTTGGTCGACAGGAATTGATTAATTATGCAGATAAAGAAATAGATCTAATCTTAGTTAAAAATCCAGTTGGACTTGATGAAGTTCTCCATATGCTAAACACTGAAAAAGATAGCTATTCTTTAGTTACTCTTTTGAATGCAAATCACGCAGACGGAATCGATACATCCTGGATCTGGGATGCAGATTATGAAGGATTAAACAAAGACCAAATCAAAAAAGTAATAGTTGGTGGAAAACGTTGGCATGATATGGGATTTAGACTAGAAGTTTCAGGCTTTGATCCGGGTTTAATGACAACTGCTACTAATAATGAAGCTTTGCTAGATGAAATTTCAAAATTACCAACTAAGAAAGTTTATATTTTAGCTACTTATACTGCTATGCTTTCACTTCGTAAAACAATGGGTGAAAAGAAAATTATTAAAGCAGGGATGTAA
- the atpE gene encoding F0F1 ATP synthase subunit C: MKYLAAAIAAGLAALAASYGNGKVISKTIEGMARQPESANNLRATMFIGVGLIEAVPILAIVIGFLILFL, encoded by the coding sequence ATGAAATATTTAGCTGCCGCAATTGCCGCTGGTTTAGCTGCTTTGGCTGCTTCCTACGGTAACGGAAAAGTTATTTCAAAAACTATTGAAGGTATGGCAAGACAACCTGAATCTGCTAACAACCTTAGAGCAACTATGTTTATCGGTGTTGGTTTGATCGAAGCTGTTCCTATCTTAGCTATCGTTATTGGTTTCTTAATTCTCTTCCTGTAA
- a CDS encoding thymidine kinase, protein MAQLFFRYGAMSSGKSIEILKVAHNYEAQGRKIALLTSNVDDRSGVGTVASRIGLHRKAMPISEDLNLFNYVSELNKSDVESGNGRVACVLIDEAQFLKRHHVLECAKIVDELKIPVMAFGLKNDFQNHLFEGSENLLIFADKVEEMKTICHYCGHKATMNLRINSGKPVYEGEQVQIGGDESYYPVCRFHYFHPNKQR, encoded by the coding sequence GTGGCTCAGTTGTTTTTTCGCTATGGTGCAATGAGTAGTGGTAAGTCGATTGAAATACTAAAGGTTGCCCATAATTATGAGGCACAAGGACGAAAAATCGCTTTACTGACGAGTAATGTAGATGATAGAAGTGGAGTAGGAACCGTAGCTTCTAGAATCGGTTTACATCGTAAAGCTATGCCTATAAGTGAAGATTTAAATTTATTTAATTATGTTTCAGAATTGAATAAAAGTGATGTGGAGTCTGGCAATGGTAGGGTGGCTTGTGTTTTAATTGACGAGGCACAGTTTTTAAAAAGACATCACGTATTAGAATGTGCCAAAATTGTTGATGAATTAAAGATACCTGTAATGGCATTTGGTCTGAAAAATGATTTTCAAAATCATTTGTTTGAAGGTAGCGAAAATTTGTTAATTTTTGCGGATAAAGTAGAAGAAATGAAGACAATTTGTCACTACTGCGGCCATAAGGCTACAATGAATTTACGAATTAATTCTGGAAAACCTGTTTATGAGGGTGAACAAGTTCAAATTGGTGGAGATGAATCTTACTATCCCGTTTGTCGTTTTCACTATTTTCATCCCAATAAGCAAAGATAA
- a CDS encoding L-threonylcarbamoyladenylate synthase: METKIFNKEQIPEAVALLRKGELVAFPTETVYGLGALATNEKAVKGVYAAKGRPSDNPLIVTVSDEQMMEKYVNEVPERAKKLIKHFWPGPLTIILFVKEGTLPDAVTGGLPTAAFRCPNDEMTHDLISELGKPIVGPSANTSTKPSPTTAEHVFHDLKGKIAGIIDNGPTEIGLESTIVDLSVEKPTVLRPGEITPEEISAVLGEEVLMNRGTTQTKGVPKAPGMKYRHYAPSAPVLVVDKEEDFSKIQWDDETGVAALDEVLEKIDSPNKYSLGKTIDKAAHNLFGALRYFDGEDKIKRIYVQGFDHGAISAAYMNRLNKAAAGHHFH, encoded by the coding sequence ATGGAAACGAAGATTTTCAATAAAGAACAAATTCCTGAAGCAGTTGCCCTGTTGAGAAAAGGAGAATTAGTAGCTTTCCCAACTGAAACCGTATATGGTCTTGGGGCATTAGCAACTAATGAAAAGGCTGTTAAGGGTGTATATGCAGCTAAAGGCCGCCCAAGTGATAATCCATTAATTGTAACTGTGTCTGATGAACAAATGATGGAAAAGTATGTTAATGAAGTACCAGAACGTGCTAAAAAGCTAATTAAGCACTTTTGGCCTGGTCCATTAACTATTATTCTTTTTGTCAAAGAAGGCACTTTACCAGATGCTGTAACTGGCGGTCTTCCAACTGCAGCATTTCGCTGCCCAAATGATGAGATGACTCATGATCTAATTAGTGAACTGGGAAAGCCTATTGTTGGGCCCTCTGCTAATACTTCCACTAAGCCTAGTCCTACAACTGCGGAACATGTTTTTCATGATTTAAAAGGAAAGATTGCCGGGATTATTGATAATGGGCCAACCGAGATTGGTTTGGAATCAACAATTGTTGATTTGTCCGTTGAAAAGCCAACGGTACTTCGTCCTGGTGAAATTACTCCTGAAGAGATCTCAGCAGTTCTGGGAGAAGAAGTTTTGATGAATAGGGGAACTACGCAGACTAAGGGTGTGCCAAAGGCTCCTGGTATGAAATATCGTCATTACGCTCCTAGTGCTCCTGTTTTAGTTGTGGACAAAGAAGAAGATTTTTCGAAAATCCAATGGGATGATGAGACTGGTGTAGCTGCTTTGGATGAAGTTCTTGAAAAGATCGATAGTCCCAATAAATATAGTTTAGGCAAGACCATTGATAAGGCAGCCCATAATTTGTTTGGTGCTTTAAGATATTTTGATGGTGAAGATAAAATTAAGCGTATTTATGTCCAAGGTTTTGACCATGGTGCAATTAGTGCTGCTTATATGAATCGTTTAAACAAAGCTGCTGCTGGCCATCATTTTCATTAA
- the atpB gene encoding F0F1 ATP synthase subunit A: MNEKSVVVNVFGLNFNVTNCLGGTLVAIAVFFLVWYLGRNVSLKPNKKQNLLEYMIDFTNGIVKDNVADVDAQKHLSLYAFTLFMFIFFMNQLGLFFEFSINDHILVKSPTANPLITMTMAMMTLLLSYNFGIQRFGAKGYFANYAKPVGFLLPINIIEEFTNFLTLSLRLYGNIYAGEVLLTLIGNRFAKSAGWFTVIASVPLTLIWQGFSVFIGSIQAYVFVTLSMVYIGKKVTEE; this comes from the coding sequence GTGAATGAGAAATCTGTAGTCGTTAATGTGTTCGGCTTAAATTTCAATGTAACTAACTGCTTAGGGGGAACGTTAGTCGCAATTGCGGTTTTCTTTCTTGTTTGGTATTTAGGACGTAATGTTTCTTTAAAACCTAATAAAAAGCAAAATCTTTTGGAATATATGATTGATTTTACAAATGGGATTGTTAAGGACAACGTTGCTGACGTAGATGCACAAAAGCACCTATCTTTATATGCCTTTACCCTATTTATGTTCATTTTCTTTATGAACCAGTTAGGTTTGTTCTTTGAGTTTTCAATTAATGACCATATCCTTGTCAAATCACCAACTGCTAACCCATTGATTACTATGACCATGGCAATGATGACATTGCTTCTGTCTTATAACTTTGGTATTCAGAGGTTTGGTGCTAAAGGTTATTTTGCAAATTATGCAAAACCAGTTGGATTTTTACTTCCAATCAATATTATTGAAGAATTCACTAATTTCTTGACGTTATCATTACGTCTTTACGGTAATATTTATGCCGGTGAAGTATTATTAACTTTAATCGGTAATCGTTTTGCAAAGAGTGCGGGTTGGTTTACCGTCATCGCTTCGGTTCCACTAACTTTAATCTGGCAAGGCTTCTCTGTCTTTATTGGCTCTATCCAGGCATATGTATTCGTAACTTTGTCAATGGTATATATTGGTAAAAAGGTTACTGAAGAATAA
- the upp gene encoding uracil phosphoribosyltransferase — MGKFTVLNHPLIQHKLTIIRKKDTGTNEFRQIVGEIGGLMVYEMTRDLPLKNVEIETPIGKSTQKELAGKKLVIVPILRAGLGMVDGVLQMIPSAKVGHIGMYRDEETLKPHEYFFKMPPDIEERECIIVDPMLATGGSANMAIEALKKRGAKNIRLAVLVAAPEGVKAVQEANPDVDIYAAAEDEKLMENGYIYPGLGDAGDRLFGTK, encoded by the coding sequence ATGGGTAAGTTTACCGTTTTGAATCACCCGTTGATCCAACATAAGTTGACAATTATTCGTAAGAAAGACACAGGTACAAATGAATTTCGTCAAATTGTTGGTGAAATCGGTGGACTCATGGTGTATGAAATGACACGCGATTTGCCATTGAAGAATGTTGAGATTGAAACTCCAATTGGAAAGTCAACTCAAAAAGAACTAGCAGGTAAGAAACTAGTTATAGTACCAATTTTACGTGCTGGTCTTGGAATGGTTGATGGTGTTCTTCAAATGATCCCATCTGCAAAAGTAGGACATATCGGAATGTATCGTGATGAAGAAACTCTAAAGCCACATGAATATTTCTTCAAGATGCCACCAGATATTGAAGAACGTGAATGTATTATTGTTGATCCAATGCTTGCAACAGGTGGTTCAGCAAATATGGCTATTGAAGCATTAAAGAAGCGTGGCGCTAAGAATATTCGTTTAGCTGTTCTAGTAGCTGCTCCTGAAGGTGTAAAGGCTGTACAAGAAGCAAATCCAGATGTAGACATCTACGCAGCAGCAGAAGATGAAAAATTAATGGAGAACGGTTACATCTACCCAGGTCTAGGGGATGCAGGAGATAGATTGTTCGGAACTAAGTAA